TAATTCTTCTTTTGTTTGAGGTTTGTGTTTAGACATGATATAACTCACATAACAGGTTTTTAATTTAAACCTATTATGTGAAAAAATTGTAAATTTATTATATTAATTTAACATTTAATAATTCTGTTTCATAAATGCTTCAACTCTTTTTTTAGCATTTGCTTTCAAATCAAAATAGTAGAGTTCTATATCCCAAGCATGAAAAATACCTTTGCTAAAAACTCCAGGTCTATCTGTAAAAAACATATTAGTGTCTGCTGTAGAACATTTAATTACACCTCTAACTTTATCAACCTTAGCATCAGAGAAATTAGTAACTTGATTAATTAATGTATTTTCATTAGTAATATTTGCTCCTAAACTTAATTCTTTTGGAGCTAAAGTTTCTTCTAAAATCCAAGTAATAGGGTTAATTGTTATAGAGTTTTCAAGAAGTGTAGGATTATAGCCATTAAAATCTGGGCTTTCTGTATTATAAGAAATTATCACTCCTGTATCATCCTCTCTGCTTGCAAATTTTAAATGAGGATTTTCTTCTATATCCTCTTTGGTTACAGAGTATCCTATTATATAAGCAGCTATTAGTCTTTTCTGCAAATCTTCATTATCTTTAAAATAATCTTTCAATATCTCTTTTATCATCATGGCACCTTGAGAATGTCCCATCAATATAATAGGTTTATTGTCATTATAGTTTTTAATAAAATAATCAAATGCTGCTATAGCATCATCTTTAGGAATAGAAAATAAATAACTGTTTAATTCCTCTTTACTTATATTATTAGTTTGGTTTAGCAAATATAATGCATTAGCCTGCCTATAAAAAGGTGCATATACATTTCCATATTCTTCAAACATACTAGTATGCATAATTACTTTATTTGTTACAGTAGCACGCATAGGAGTATAATCTATAGGACATATCATAAAGTTACTGTCATCACTTGCCCAAGTAGTAGGATACAGATAGAATATATCTACATTTCCATTGTTATTATTAGGCAGATACAGCCAATTATTTGAATCAGAGTAATCAGTATTTTCTAAATGAGATGTGTCATTAGTTTTTACATTTTTATTATTGTTTTGAGAGCATGCGAATATTAAAATAGTTATTAAAGATATTATTAATAATTTTATTTTTATCATGATTTTCTCCTTGCTATAATTTTCGCTATTCTAATACATAAAATAATAATCATCAAATACTTATGTTTTATAACTAGATATAATTTTTTTTAATAAAATAATTAAATGGTAAGTAAAATTATAAAAAATTTTAGTATATAGTTACGCTTCGCGAAAGTTCAAGTGTTTCTAGCTTTATACTTTTGGAATATATAAAACTAAAATAATATTTATATTCTGACTGTACATAAAAAGTTATACTTTAGTAAATGCAGTTCTTTTGTTTTTTTGCTACCCCAACGCACGGTTAGAAATATTTATAAACAGAGCTAAATAACCATTATAATTTTATTTACAAACAAATGAATTTTTTAACGTGCGTAATATTTTATGCTAATTATTATGGTATTAAATTTTTTTCTATACTATAATGATTTCAATAAATTTATATTAGGAAATTTTATGTTAGTTGTTAATGATTCTAGTAGGGATTCAGAATATTATTTTGATAAGGCAAATATTTTTTCTCTTGAAGGAAAATATAAAGAAGCCATAGTATATTATAATAAGGCTATAGAGTTAGACCATAATTATACTGATGCTTATAACGGCAGAGGAAAAGCTAGAAATTATTTAGGTAAATATGTAGAAGCTATTAAAGATTTTAATAAAGTGATAGAGTTAGACCATAATTATAGTGATGCTTATAATGACAGAGGATTTGCTAAAATTTATTTATATGAACATGAAGAAGCTATTAAAGATTTTAATAAAGCTATAGAGTTAGACCCTAATTATAGTGATGCTTA
The genomic region above belongs to Brachyspira sp. SAP_772 and contains:
- a CDS encoding DUF3089 domain-containing protein; the encoded protein is MIKIKLLIISLITILIFACSQNNNKNVKTNDTSHLENTDYSDSNNWLYLPNNNNGNVDIFYLYPTTWASDDSNFMICPIDYTPMRATVTNKVIMHTSMFEEYGNVYAPFYRQANALYLLNQTNNISKEELNSYLFSIPKDDAIAAFDYFIKNYNDNKPIILMGHSQGAMMIKEILKDYFKDNEDLQKRLIAAYIIGYSVTKEDIEENPHLKFASREDDTGVIISYNTESPDFNGYNPTLLENSITINPITWILEETLAPKELSLGANITNENTLINQVTNFSDAKVDKVRGVIKCSTADTNMFFTDRPGVFSKGIFHAWDIELYYFDLKANAKKRVEAFMKQNY